From the Nevskia ramosa DSM 11499 genome, the window GGCTGCCAGTCCGGCAGACGCAGCACCGTCGCGCCGGCCACTTCAGCCAGGCATTGCGCGGCAGCGGTATCCCATTCGCTGGTCGGGCCGGTACGCGGATAAAGATCGGCCAGACCTTCGGCGACCATGCAGAACTTCAGCGAAGAACCGCGGCTGAGTTGTTCATGCTCCGGCGCATGGGCCAGGAACTCGTCGAGCGCGGCATCGCGGTGCGATTTGGTGACCACCAGCATCGGCTTGGCCGGCGTCGCGCGCGTGTGGATCGCCGTCTTCTTGCCATCGCGAATGACGCTCGCGCCAACGCCGCGCGCGGCGATGTAGCTGGTTTTCGTCACCGGCACGTGGACCACGCCGAGTACCGATTCATGCTGGTCGATCAGCGCGATGTTGACGGTGAAATCGCCATTGCGCTTGATGAATTCCTTGGTGCCGTCGAGCGGATCGATCAGCCAGTAACGCGTCCAGTTGCGGCGCATCTCGTAGGAAATGTCGGCATCTTCTTCGCTGAGGCAGGGGATGTCCGGCGTCAGCTGGGTGAGGCCGTCGATGATCGCGCGGTGGGCGCGCAGATCGGCCTGGGTCAATGGCGAGGCATCGTCCTTGGTGCTGACCGCGAAGTCGGACTCGTAGACCTCCATGATCGCGTCGCCGGCAGCGATGGCAATGGCGAGCACCGGGTCGAGCAGCGCGGCGAGGGCGTCGGCAGAAGTTCTTGGCAGGCTCATGGTCAGGACGTAGGGGGCTGGCCTTATGATAACGGCATGACTGCATTGACTATCGACTGGTCGGCCATCGACCAGGTACTGCTGGACATGGATGGCACCATCCTCGATCTCGCGTTCGACAACCATTTCTGGCTCGAATTGCTGCCTCAGCGCTATGCCGATCTGCAGGGCATCAGCTTTGCCGAATCACTGGCCAGGATGGAGCCCGAGTTCCAGGCCACGCGCGGCACGCTGAACTGGTACTGCCTCGATTACTGGA encodes:
- the cysQ gene encoding 3'(2'),5'-bisphosphate nucleotidase CysQ, yielding MSLPRTSADALAALLDPVLAIAIAAGDAIMEVYESDFAVSTKDDASPLTQADLRAHRAIIDGLTQLTPDIPCLSEEDADISYEMRRNWTRYWLIDPLDGTKEFIKRNGDFTVNIALIDQHESVLGVVHVPVTKTSYIAARGVGASVIRDGKKTAIHTRATPAKPMLVVTKSHRDAALDEFLAHAPEHEQLSRGSSLKFCMVAEGLADLYPRTGPTSEWDTAAAQCLAEVAGATVLRLPDWQPLRYNTKDSLLNPGFVVIGDPAYGWRERLKAG